The Deltaproteobacteria bacterium PRO3 genomic interval CCTCGGGGCGCTCGGGGGCGTCTCCGAATTCGAAGGGAACGGCGACGGTTTCATCCGTCAGGGCGAAGGCGGGCTCCCCCGAGCTTAGACCGGCCTCCGCGACAAGATCGATGGACCTTGAACTCAACTAGACCTCGACGATCTGGGATTTTTTTGGAATGCGCGGGCCATTTGACACGATTGGCCGCAAAAAGCAAGGTCCAATCGGCTCGGGACTCACGTTGACAAAGGGATGGGGGCTGTCTAGGAACCCTCCATGCGAAGATTCCCGCATTGGCTGCTGTTCGCCGGCCTGCTCGTCGCCTGCGCCGCGCCCAAGTCGATGCCCGCCGACATCGACCGACTGAAAAGCCCGTCCGAGCTGGGCGAGGCCTCGCGCCGGGCCTACCTGGCCGCCCGCGACGCCGCCGCGAAATCCGACAAGCTCAAGCGCGCCCACGAGGGCATCGTATACGCCGACAAGTGCCTGAAGGCCGATCCCCAGGCCGCCGACTGCCTCTACTTCCACGCCCTCAACACCGGCGTCTACATCAAGAACCACATCCCCAACTACCAGAAGGGCCTAAAAAAGATGGTCGCGAATTGCGAGGCCTTGAACCAAATTCGACCGGATTTCGAACACGCGGGCTGCTACCGCATCCTAGGCAACATCTTCGCCCAGGCCCCCTCCTTTTCGCTCAACCCCAAGAATATCACCCAAGACCTGGACCGCTCGGTGGGCTACCTGCGGGAGGCCGTGAAAATTTCCCCGGATTATCCGCTCAATCGCCTCTTTTTGGCCCGCAGCCTCGAGCAATCCGGCGACACCGAAGGGGCCCGAGCCGAGCTGAAGGCCTTCGACGCCCTCCCTAAGGACGGCCTCGCCCAGGACTATCCCGACTGGAAGAAAGAGCGGGATTCCCTGGCACAGAAGTTGCTGTAGATTTTTTCGAAGATTGTGTTAACGCCAACGAAACGGAGGATCCCCTTATGGCGAGCGTCAATAAAGTCATCTTGATCGGCAACCTCGGCAGCGACCCCGAGGTCAAGTACACGCCCAGCGGCGCGGCGGTGTGCAATTTCAACATTGCCACCAACGAGTCCTGGACCAACAAGGACGGCAAGAAGGAAGAGCGCACCGAATGGCACAAGATCGTGGTCTGGAGCAAGCTGGCCGAGCTCTGCGGCGAGTACCTAAGCAAGGGCCGCCCGGTCTACATCGAGGGCCGCCTGCAGACCCGCGAGTGGAACGACAAGGACGGCAACAAGCGCTACACCACCGAGGTGGTGGCTCAGACGATCCAGTTCCTGGGCGGACCGATGGGCGACCGCGAGGGCCGTCCCGCCGGCAATCGGGCCTCGCGCCCGGCCCCAGGGGTCGAGGCGGCCGCTCCCCTCGAGGTGGACGACGATATTCCCTTTTAAAGCAACCATTTCCGTTTTGATTCGAGAATAAGGCGTCATCGCAAACACCATGGGCTCGGGTGCGTGTATTAGGGGACACACCCATGGGCGATCCAATCTACGAACGTTTCCGCTTGCCCGGAATCTCCGTGCAGGAATGCCTGCAGGAGCCCTCCGATCCCAAGAAAGATCCGTGTAAAGTCGAGGCCCGCGAGGCCGAGACGAAGCTGAGCTTCGTCCTGGAGCGCCGCGAGGGCAAATTTCAGGTCGCTTCCGGCGATGCCGCGAGCGTGACTAAGGCCTTCCCCTCCTTCAAGCCGCCCGCGCGCGAGATCGCCGAGTACCTGACGGTCCGCGGCGAGTTCTTCAAGACCCTGGGCGACGAGCAGAAGCCCTTGGAGATCACCAAGCAATTCAAGTTCAAGCACCTGTTGGGCGAGGGCCAGACCGTGGAGGCCGCGATCGAGAGCTGGGTCAACGTCGTCGCGAGCTTCGTCTCGCACGGCCAGATGGAGCCGAAGGCCGCGAAGGCGAAGGAATTCCAAGAAGAGGCGGTCATGGTCGCCACCTATTTCTCGGTCGATCCGACGCTTCGCGCCCTCGCCGTGAAGACCCTTCAGGGTCTCAAGGGCAACGAGAAGCTGGGCGCCGAGAGCCGCAAGCGCGTCGAGTGGCTCTTGGTCGTGCTCTCGGTGCAGGAAGCGATGCTGGCGCATTTCAAGCCGACCATGGACAAGTCGCAGGCGATCAGCGACGAGCTGCGGGCGCGCAGCAGCGGACTGATCCAGTTCCTGTTCTGCAACCACATCCTGGCCGACAAGGGGACCAACGACAAGCTCGCCACGCCGTCGGTCCAGGGCAGCGCGAAGGTCTTTCACGACGTCTTGTCCAAGGTCGACCCCCACTATAATGCCGCGAAGAATTATTACGCCTACATCGCCTCCGCGATGAAGGCCTTGAAGGACACCGAGGTCCCCACCGCCTACCTCAAGGACTTCCGCACCCGCGCCAATTTCATCCAATCGGAGTACGAAAAGAAGGGCCGCGAGGAGATGCTGAGCCTCCTGGCCGGGCAGGAGGCCGAGAAGTCGCTTCGGGA includes:
- a CDS encoding single-stranded DNA-binding protein; amino-acid sequence: MASVNKVILIGNLGSDPEVKYTPSGAAVCNFNIATNESWTNKDGKKEERTEWHKIVVWSKLAELCGEYLSKGRPVYIEGRLQTREWNDKDGNKRYTTEVVAQTIQFLGGPMGDREGRPAGNRASRPAPGVEAAAPLEVDDDIPF
- a CDS encoding tetratricopeptide repeat protein, whose product is MRRFPHWLLFAGLLVACAAPKSMPADIDRLKSPSELGEASRRAYLAARDAAAKSDKLKRAHEGIVYADKCLKADPQAADCLYFHALNTGVYIKNHIPNYQKGLKKMVANCEALNQIRPDFEHAGCYRILGNIFAQAPSFSLNPKNITQDLDRSVGYLREAVKISPDYPLNRLFLARSLEQSGDTEGARAELKAFDALPKDGLAQDYPDWKKERDSLAQKLL